In Dehalococcoidia bacterium, the sequence CATCGCTCCCGAAGAACGAGTAGTCGTAGTCCCACGAAGGGTTGCCGCCCGGTGACAGATCCAGCGGTTGACCCTGCACGATCGTATTGTTGTCGTCGCGCAGGAACACCGCACAGCCGTTCCAGCTGCCGTCGTGCTCCATGTCCGAAGGCACGTGTACCCATTCCTCGTCATTCAGGCGTTTCACGGGGTCGTTCGGGCTCAGCCCGATCAACTCCTCGTCGACCGTGATCTGGCCGCTCCAGCCGCCGGCGTACTGGATGCCTGCCGGAACGTACTGCGCGTTCGACCCGATGGGCATGTTCCAGAGCGAGTTGCTCGCGAACGGCCACAGGTACTTGTTGCGCGTGCCGCCGCTCGCTTGAGGGGTCGGCGTACGTGTCGGCGTCGGCGGCGCCACCGTGGGCGTGTTCGTCCGCGTCGGCGTCCGGGTCGGCGTGTTGGTCCGCGTCGGCGTCCGGGTGGGCGTCGCGGTTGCGGCCGCCGTCGTCGGCGTCGGCGTCGAGGACGCGACCTTCGTCGCCGTCGGCGTCGGCGTTCGCGTCGACGTCGCGGTCGGCGCCGGCGTATTGGTCGCAGCGCCCGTCGTCGGCGTCGCCGTTGCTACCGGCGTGTTCGTCCGGGTGGCCGTCGCTGGCGGCGTATTCGTCTGCGTCGGCGTCGCTGTCGCAACGGCCGTATTCGTCGGCGCCGGCGTACTCGTCCGCGTCGGCGTCCGCGTTGGCGTATTCGTACGCGTCGGCGAAGCCGTAGGCGTGTCGAGCGGGTCGATCGATGTGTTACGCGGCACGCTCACCTCGCCGGCGCGCGTCGCCGTCGGCGTTGGGCTGCGGCGGTGATCCGCCGTGCCCGTATCGTCGTCCCCTTCTACAGGGCTGTCCGTGTCTCCGATGTCACGCGCGTCGCGGTCGCGGCCGTTGCCGTCACCGCCCGGGCGGGTCGTACCCGTGCGGACTCGCCACCACGCGAGCCATTCCTCGACGCGGCCGCGGGCGCCCCGCGACTCGTCCAGGACCGTGGTGTAGTAGTAACGCTCATCGGCGGTGGCGGCCGCGTTGAGCACCGTCACAGGCGCATCGCCCGTTGCGGCGACGTCCCCCGACGGCATGATCGGATAGGCGACCGCGGCATCGTAGTCGATGGCACGCGGGTCGCCCGGCAAGTCGTCTGTGCTGTTCGCCGCGGCGCTGGGCGCCACCGGCACTGGCTGTGATGCGATGTTGTCCTCTTCCACCCCTTTCATTCGCTGCCCATCGTCCGTCTTCCCTCGAACTTCTGGCGACGAGGGAGCGAGGCCGGTGGCCTTTGTCGCCACCGATGTGACGAGCGAAAGCGTCGCCAGACCTGCGATCAGGCCCAGCGGCAACCAGCGTACTTCCAGTCCACGCAGCAGTGATTGAAGTCGTTCCTTCAGCAGAATGCACCCCCAAACAGACGCCGGCTGGCTTCGCCGGCGTATCCCTTGACCCCAAGGGCATAATCGGCCGCCTCCTCCGATCCTGACCGTTCCGGTAGGCCCGTTTGGACGTGGAAAGCCCTTGCTACAGGTTCAAAAAACCCTCATATGGGGGCGATCGGAAGGGTTTTTACACTTTGTTCTACGCGTCCGAACAGACGTGCGGAGGATTACGCTGCTTCGCGTTCGAGGCTGCTGCGATGCGCCTGCTCGTGGTCTTCCGCCGCATCGAAGATCGTCGCAAGACGCCCGCTCGAAGAGAGCACGGCAAGCGCGCCGACCACCCGTGGGCAGAACAGCTTCCCCTTCTTGCGCTCGATCTCGTCGTAGGCCTCTTGCAGCGACCAGGCGCGCTTGTACGGGCGCTCGGTCGTCAGCGCATCGAACGCGTCGGCGACCGCGACGATGCGCGCCGGCAGCGGTATTTGCTCGCCGCGCAGCCCATCCGGGTAGCCGGAGCCGTCCCAACGCTCGTGGTGCCACCGCGCGACGACGCGCTCCGTCTCGAACATCGGCGAGTCGCCGATGAGCCGCTCACCATGCTCCGGGTGCAATCGGATCAACTCCCAATCGTCTTCAGTGAGCTTGCCCGGATTCATGAGCACCGCATCGGGCAACCGCAACTTGCCCAGGTCGTGAATCGTCGATGCAGCGCCAATCGCTTCCGCTTCTTCGTCGGGAAGCCCGACTTCCCTCGCAAGCTCGACGCTATAAAAGCGAATGCGCCGCAGGTGCCCGCCCGTGTGCGGATCACGCGCTTCCGCCGCATCCGCGAGGCGCGCGAGCGAATCGCGGCTCGCCCGCTCGAGCTGCTGGTACGACGCCTCCAACTCGTCCCGAAGCAGCGCGACCTTGATGGCCGGCGCCAGGTGGTCGGCAATCGTCGTCAGCACGGCGAGGTTCCCTTCGTCGAAAAACCCCGCGGTCGTGCTCATGCCGGCGAGCACCGCCAGCGGCTGGCCGTCGAAGCGTATCGGGCAGACCGCCAACGACTGCATGCCGGCGAGCACCATCAACTCGCGCTGCACGGCAGGCATCCGTGGGTCGCTCGCCGGATCGACGATGATACAAGGCGATTCCTCGGCCGTGCGCCTCAAGAACATCTGCGCCTCCGGCGTCAGGCGCGCCTCCTCCCAGCGTCTGCGGATCTCGCCGCCTTTGCCGGACGACACGTGAAATGGCGAACTCGCCCACTCGTTGGTCAGCCCTTCGATGAGCACACTCGTGCAACCCACGAAGTCCCCGATCATGTGCGTCACGGTCTCGAGTCCATCGTGCAGCGAGTCAGCCGTCGCCAGCGCACGTGCCAGGTCGATGTGGATGTCGCGCTCGCGGCCCGCCCGGATCGCGTCGATGTGCGCGCGGCCGTTCGCAACGACCGCCTGTACCAGGTCGGCGAGCGCGAGCACGATCATCGTATCTGGCCGAAACGATGCGGACCGCTGGCCCGCGAGCACCAGCACGCCGCTTGATCCCCCTTCATCGGGGATCGGCGCGTCGAGGACCCACGTTTCTCCCGGCAATTGCTCCGCGACCAGCGAAGCCGTCACCGGACCGCCCGCCGCCGCCGGCGTACAAGCATCCTCGTACTGGGGAAGCGACCCCGCGGAAGCGACCAACGCTGAATGACGATCGCGCGCGTCGATCGAGATCGTGCAAAGGCTGAGAGCGAACTCGTCGCGCGCTGCTACGGCGATCTCCTGCAGGATCTGCGCGGTCGTGCGGTCCGGCTTCATCGCCCGTCCGACGCGCACGAACAACTTGCGCGTGGCGCCCGTGAGCGTCGACACGGATTCGGCCTTGCGGCGATGCTTCTCGCTGTACATGCGGCTGTCGGCCGCGGCGAACAGGTCACGAACGCCGTCGCCGTCGTCCGGGTACGTGCCGATCCCGAAGCTCCCCAGCGTCGCCGGCATCTCCGCCTTGAGCCGCAGATCGCGCAGCGCCATGTCGATGCGGCAGCCGACGTCGAGCGCATCTTTCCGCGTGCGGTCCGGAAGGATCACGGCGAACTCGTCGCCGCCGAGACGCGCCGCGCAGGCCATCGGTCCGCCCACCGATGCAAATACCTTCGCCGTCTCGGTAAGCACCTGGTCGCCGAA encodes:
- a CDS encoding HD domain-containing phosphohydrolase yields the protein MKSAPTLPEESRQQVRRIVLISRIAGVIVVLALGMMVLVINWGNVYTIQGVAGMLTVGVGGLAFFALSTLARVGHTRVIEKSLSEVQRLTEQLREMADTDGLTGLWNLRAFQSRLEAEISYAGRDNRPVSLIIADLDNFKLLNDTYGHQFGDQVLTETAKVFASVGGPMACAARLGGDEFAVILPDRTRKDALDVGCRIDMALRDLRLKAEMPATLGSFGIGTYPDDGDGVRDLFAAADSRMYSEKHRRKAESVSTLTGATRKLFVRVGRAMKPDRTTAQILQEIAVAARDEFALSLCTISIDARDRHSALVASAGSLPQYEDACTPAAAGGPVTASLVAEQLPGETWVLDAPIPDEGGSSGVLVLAGQRSASFRPDTMIVLALADLVQAVVANGRAHIDAIRAGRERDIHIDLARALATADSLHDGLETVTHMIGDFVGCTSVLIEGLTNEWASSPFHVSSGKGGEIRRRWEEARLTPEAQMFLRRTAEESPCIIVDPASDPRMPAVQRELMVLAGMQSLAVCPIRFDGQPLAVLAGMSTTAGFFDEGNLAVLTTIADHLAPAIKVALLRDELEASYQQLERASRDSLARLADAAEARDPHTGGHLRRIRFYSVELAREVGLPDEEAEAIGAASTIHDLGKLRLPDAVLMNPGKLTEDDWELIRLHPEHGERLIGDSPMFETERVVARWHHERWDGSGYPDGLRGEQIPLPARIVAVADAFDALTTERPYKRAWSLQEAYDEIERKKGKLFCPRVVGALAVLSSSGRLATIFDAAEDHEQAHRSSLEREAA